The following nucleotide sequence is from Pedobacter sp. PACM 27299.
ATTCATAGCAAAATCCACCTCTGTGGTTTGATATGATCTTTTCAAAAATGGCATCCAGGTCAAGTTTAATCTCTTTTCTATAATGAATATCCAGATTTTCGAAGGGTATACTTAACAAATGTGCTTTCTGCAGACTGAAAAGCGTCTCCCGGTTTAGCGCTATGTTTTTATGGAAACTAAGTCTTTTAAGGTACGCTAAGCTAAAGTTTTCTGAGTTTCTCATGTCCAAACTTAAATATTTTATGAACTTTACGCAATCATTATGGTTATCTAAGATCTGAAATTACATCAATATGAAAATGACAAGCCGAATATTCCCATCCAACCTTACTTTTTTAAACAAGCTGAAGAACCACAATGACAGGGATTGGTTCCATGCCAATAAAGAGGAATTTCAAGAAGAGCAGGCGATGGTAACCGCTTTTGCAGAGGCATTACTTCAGGATCTGAATACTCATGATGTGATTGAAACGCCTTCAGGAGCGAAAAGTGTGTATAGGATTTATAGAGATACGCGTTTTTCTAAAGATAAAACGCCTTATAAAACACATTGGAGCGGTAGCTTTAAGCGTTCCGGCAAACACCGCAGGGGCGGTTATTATTTCCATATCGAACCCGGTAACACTTTTATCGGCGGTGGTTTTTGGGGGCCAAATGCGAATGACCTAAAACTGATCAGGGAAGACTTTTCCTTTGATGTTGCGCCGATGAGGAAGATCTTAAACGATACGGCTTTCATTTCTACCTTCAAAACGCTGCAGGGAGAACAGTTGAAAACCAGTCCAAAAGGATTTGATGCAAATGATGAGGCGATTGATCTTTTACGTTACAAACAGTTTTTATTGCTGAAGAAATTTTCTGATGAAGAAGTGTTAAGTCCGGATTTTCTAAAAGAGGCTGGCCAAACCTTTAAAAATATGCGCCCATTCCTTGATTATATGTCTGAAGTGCTGTGCACCGATATCAATGGTCTGGACGCATAAGATTAATCAAAGGCAGGAATGCGGCGGTTCAATTTTCTCCTGCTTTTTCTGATCGTAAAAAGAACGAGCAGGAAAATAAACCAGTCAATCAATGCGCTGGCCCAGTAAATACTGCTCACATCGTAGTAAGCAGGAATGATGAGCATGATCGGAAGGTAAAGTGCTGCCTGTCTTAAAATGCTAATCATACTGGCTGGCCTAGCTTCTTTTATGGATGGCAGCCATACCATGGCCATGAATATAAATGGCAGCGTAAGGAGCACACTCATGTAAATTCTGAAATCAAGTAGCTGGGTAACTGTAAAAACTTCATCTGGAATCATCACTGAAAGCACACCAGAAGGATATAGCATCACCAATATCCAGAATGGCAATAAGATCGCCAGTCCAGTAAAGGAAAATAAAAGATAGGATTTATTGACGCGATCGTATTGTTCGGCACCAT
It contains:
- a CDS encoding DUF2461 domain-containing protein — protein: MKMTSRIFPSNLTFLNKLKNHNDRDWFHANKEEFQEEQAMVTAFAEALLQDLNTHDVIETPSGAKSVYRIYRDTRFSKDKTPYKTHWSGSFKRSGKHRRGGYYFHIEPGNTFIGGGFWGPNANDLKLIREDFSFDVAPMRKILNDTAFISTFKTLQGEQLKTSPKGFDANDEAIDLLRYKQFLLLKKFSDEEVLSPDFLKEAGQTFKNMRPFLDYMSEVLCTDINGLDA